In the genome of Rudaeicoccus suwonensis, one region contains:
- a CDS encoding beta strand repeat-containing protein → MSGWSTTSASATTGYTFTTAVRVKTGNSFTQRSVRVQRAPYGSTSWATISTLSTSTAGAVTVGVNAPTIAKWMFRLTVPATATAAGYTTAARTITGITGAATVVTGWTSAAVSAVSGYTLTIPITIKTGATYVTRQVSVSRTVAGTSTWTTLTTLTTSAAGTITVSLPVPATGAWTYRLTVPATQTAAPVSTSSRTVTVVPALTITTTTLPHATSGTSYAAALTATGGVPPYAWSATGLPAGLALNSASGVISGTPTAAVTGTVTIRVTTINANPASKSFSLTVAAAPPTITAVSPSTGPMTGGTTITITGTNMTGATAVHIGAAAAPKFTVVNSTTITATLPAATTAGVVNVTVTTPTGTSKITTADHYTYLTQCGTPSAVRVQYITTSPTKNTTWAPSCAAVYVIENNVTIPSKTTLTIFPGTIVKSQGAGITVDGTLNATGTPTNPVTFTSADDNSIGGTTGTGTPTPGDWNGIFGNSGSSTTIANDQVLYAEASTAVGTLSITNSTLNYCSTDCIYEGSVPSDPVITGNTIGSSANEAVIISDSPVSLAQLGPNTFTGGSAFGSIVLAGGSYVDTTSTFPTTGSHVIGIGPAGDGSALTIDNGVTATLPAGTIVKSQGAGITVDGTLNATGTPTNPVTFTSADDNSIGGTTGTGTPTPGDWNGIFGNSGSSTTIANDQVLYAEASTAVGTLSITNSTLNYCSTDCIYEGSVPSDPVITGNTIGSSANEAVIISDSPVSLAQLGPNTFTGGSAFGSIVLAGGSYVDTTSTFPTTGSHVIGIGPAGDGSALTIDNGVTATLPAGTIVKSQGAGITVDGTLNATGTPTNPVTFTSADDNSIGGTTGTGTPTPGDWNGIFGNSGSSTTIANDQVLYAEASTAVGTLSITNSTLNYCSTDCIYEGSVPSDPVITGNTIGSSANEAVIISDSPVSLAQLGPNTFTGGSAFGSIVLAGGSYVDTTSTFPTTGSHVIGIGPAGDGSALTIDNGVTATLPAGTIVKSQGAGITVDGTLNATGTPTNPVTFTSADDNSIGGTTGTGTPTPGDWNGIFVSGAITGQDLTSEYAEVGLAYSSVSSQLSGLAVDHDGTGLDVSSGEFGFRGEAIGDGQGVVACDWATTGGCGVDAAYVNWGTAGPTSATSTPYVCGSVTVSPWNGGPASTAPSMFAVPNCDGSPTPGTQLASAGQQYDQAIADAQIQCDDGFQDVCAEIQQSQQCLSAAQKLAAESFPVPVTPTDTASAFGSQVVSQGSAYLSKSESQALSTIGKTTGFIGQFLGVVTDIVNIASAYNSCDP, encoded by the coding sequence GTGTCAGGGTGGTCCACGACCAGTGCATCGGCCACGACCGGGTACACCTTCACGACAGCGGTACGCGTCAAGACCGGGAACTCGTTCACCCAACGATCCGTCAGGGTGCAACGCGCGCCGTACGGGTCGACGTCATGGGCGACAATCAGCACTCTCTCGACCTCGACCGCTGGGGCCGTCACCGTCGGCGTGAACGCGCCCACGATCGCTAAATGGATGTTCCGGCTCACCGTTCCCGCCACCGCCACCGCTGCTGGGTACACCACTGCTGCACGAACCATCACCGGCATCACTGGGGCAGCCACGGTCGTCACCGGATGGACGAGCGCAGCAGTGTCAGCGGTCAGCGGGTACACGCTCACAATCCCGATCACCATCAAAACCGGGGCCACCTATGTGACCCGACAGGTATCGGTGAGCCGTACCGTCGCCGGCACCTCGACGTGGACCACCCTGACCACGCTGACCACCTCAGCGGCGGGCACCATCACCGTGTCACTACCAGTGCCCGCCACCGGCGCATGGACCTACCGACTCACCGTCCCAGCTACCCAAACCGCGGCGCCGGTCTCGACTTCCTCACGCACGGTCACCGTGGTGCCTGCCTTGACCATCACGACCACCACCCTCCCGCACGCGACCAGCGGCACCAGCTACGCAGCAGCGCTGACCGCGACCGGGGGAGTTCCCCCCTACGCCTGGTCGGCGACGGGGCTCCCAGCCGGTCTGGCTCTCAACAGCGCCTCCGGTGTCATCAGCGGCACCCCGACCGCCGCTGTGACTGGGACCGTCACGATCCGCGTTACGACGATCAACGCCAACCCGGCCAGCAAGTCTTTCTCCCTCACCGTCGCCGCTGCCCCGCCGACAATCACCGCCGTGTCACCCTCCACAGGCCCGATGACTGGCGGCACCACCATCACCATCACGGGCACGAACATGACCGGTGCGACCGCCGTTCACATCGGTGCAGCTGCTGCGCCGAAGTTCACCGTCGTGAACTCGACCACCATCACCGCCACCCTGCCCGCCGCGACCACAGCAGGGGTCGTCAACGTCACCGTCACCACACCGACCGGGACCAGCAAGATCACCACGGCAGACCATTACACGTACCTGACCCAGTGCGGCACCCCCAGCGCAGTACGCGTGCAATACATCACGACCAGCCCCACCAAAAACACAACATGGGCACCCAGTTGCGCCGCCGTCTACGTCATCGAAAACAACGTCACCATCCCGAGCAAGACAACGCTGACCATTTTTCCCGGCACGATCGTGAAGTCCCAGGGCGCCGGGATCACCGTCGATGGCACCCTCAACGCGACCGGCACCCCCACCAACCCCGTCACCTTCACCTCCGCCGACGACAACAGCATCGGCGGCACCACCGGCACCGGCACACCCACACCCGGCGACTGGAACGGCATCTTTGGGAACTCCGGATCGTCCACCACGATCGCCAACGACCAAGTCCTGTATGCCGAGGCTTCGACCGCCGTCGGCACCCTATCGATCACCAACTCCACCCTGAACTACTGCTCAACTGACTGCATCTACGAAGGTTCAGTCCCCAGCGATCCGGTGATCACCGGCAACACCATCGGATCCAGCGCCAACGAAGCAGTCATCATCAGCGACAGCCCCGTGTCTCTGGCCCAACTCGGCCCCAACACCTTCACCGGCGGATCAGCATTCGGATCCATCGTGCTCGCCGGCGGTTCCTACGTGGACACCACCTCCACCTTCCCCACCACCGGCAGCCACGTCATCGGCATCGGCCCCGCCGGCGACGGCAGCGCCCTGACTATCGACAACGGTGTCACCGCCACCCTGCCCGCCGGCACGATCGTGAAGTCCCAGGGCGCCGGGATCACCGTCGATGGCACCCTCAACGCGACCGGCACCCCCACCAACCCCGTCACCTTCACCTCCGCCGACGACAACAGCATCGGCGGCACCACCGGCACCGGCACACCCACACCCGGCGACTGGAACGGCATCTTTGGGAACTCCGGATCGTCCACCACGATCGCCAACGACCAAGTCCTGTATGCCGAGGCTTCGACCGCCGTCGGCACCCTATCGATCACCAACTCCACCCTGAACTACTGCTCAACTGACTGCATCTACGAAGGTTCAGTCCCCAGCGATCCGGTGATCACCGGCAACACCATCGGATCCAGCGCCAACGAAGCAGTCATCATCAGCGACAGCCCCGTGTCTCTGGCCCAACTCGGCCCCAACACCTTCACCGGCGGATCAGCATTCGGATCCATCGTGCTCGCCGGCGGTTCCTACGTGGACACCACCTCCACCTTCCCCACCACCGGCAGCCACGTCATCGGCATCGGCCCCGCCGGCGACGGCAGCGCCCTGACTATCGACAACGGTGTCACCGCCACCCTGCCCGCCGGCACGATCGTGAAGTCCCAGGGCGCCGGGATCACCGTCGATGGCACCCTCAACGCGACCGGCACCCCCACCAACCCCGTCACCTTCACCTCCGCCGACGACAACAGCATCGGCGGCACCACCGGCACCGGCACACCCACACCCGGCGACTGGAACGGCATCTTTGGGAACTCCGGATCGTCCACCACGATCGCCAACGACCAAGTCCTGTATGCCGAGGCTTCGACCGCCGTCGGCACCCTATCGATCACCAACTCCACCCTGAACTACTGCTCAACTGACTGCATCTACGAAGGTTCAGTCCCCAGCGATCCGGTGATCACCGGCAACACCATCGGATCCAGCGCCAACGAAGCAGTCATCATCAGCGACAGCCCCGTGTCTCTGGCCCAACTCGGCCCCAACACCTTCACCGGCGGATCAGCATTCGGATCCATCGTGCTCGCCGGCGGTTCCTACGTGGACACCACCTCCACCTTCCCCACCACCGGCAGCCACGTCATCGGCATCGGCCCCGCCGGCGACGGCAGCGCCCTGACTATCGACAACGGTGTCACCGCCACCCTGCCCGCCGGCACGATCGTGAAGTCCCAGGGCGCCGGGATCACCGTCGATGGCACCCTCAACGCGACCGGCACCCCCACCAACCCCGTCACCTTCACCTCCGCCGACGACAACAGCATCGGCGGCACCACCGGCACCGGCACACCCACACCCGGCGACTGGAACGGCATCTTTGTTTCCGGAGCGATTACAGGGCAGGACCTGACGTCTGAGTACGCAGAGGTGGGCCTTGCCTACTCCAGCGTCTCATCGCAACTGTCGGGTTTGGCGGTCGATCACGATGGCACGGGACTCGATGTTTCCAGCGGAGAGTTCGGGTTCCGAGGCGAAGCGATCGGTGACGGGCAAGGCGTAGTCGCCTGCGATTGGGCCACCACCGGTGGATGCGGAGTCGATGCCGCATATGTGAACTGGGGTACAGCTGGCCCAACATCAGCGACATCCACCCCTTATGTGTGTGGTTCTGTGACCGTGTCACCGTGGAACGGTGGCCCTGCCTCAACCGCACCATCAATGTTCGCCGTCCCCAACTGCGACGGTTCACCGACACCGGGCACACAACTCGCTTCAGCAGGTCAGCAGTACGACCAAGCCATCGCTGACGCTCAGATCCAGTGTGACGACGGGTTCCAAGACGTGTGCGCTGAGATTCAGCAATCGCAGCAATGCCTGTCAGCTGCTCAAAAGCTTGCGGCCGAAAGCTTCCCGGTCCCGGTCACACCCACGGACACAGCTTCAGCATTCGGATCGCAAGTGGTGTCTCAAGGCAGCGCCTACCTGAGCAAGTCTGAGAGCCAGGCACTTTCAACAATTGGAAAGACCACAGGGTTCATTGGTCAGTTCCTGGGAGTGGTGACCGACATCGTCAACATCGCCTCGGCGTACAACTCATGTGATCCATGA